One Dictyoglomus turgidum DSM 6724 DNA window includes the following coding sequences:
- a CDS encoding bifunctional nuclease family protein: MMVEVYVAGLSLDPQTNQFVVILREKSEGKRFLPIWIGPFEANAIAIALEKIDIGRPLTHDLMKNIIEALDAKVEKVFIHSLKENTFYATIYINIDDKTLEVDSRPSDAMALALRTNSPIYVDSKLIEEAGFVEEYSAEEELTKLLQDLNPDEFKKQ, encoded by the coding sequence ATGATGGTAGAGGTTTACGTAGCAGGATTAAGTTTAGACCCACAAACAAACCAGTTTGTCGTAATACTCCGTGAAAAGAGCGAAGGCAAAAGATTTCTTCCTATATGGATAGGTCCTTTTGAAGCCAATGCTATCGCAATCGCCCTTGAAAAGATAGATATAGGAAGACCTCTTACTCATGATCTTATGAAAAACATAATTGAAGCATTAGATGCTAAAGTAGAGAAAGTATTTATTCACTCTTTAAAAGAAAACACTTTTTACGCAACTATTTATATAAATATAGATGATAAAACCTTAGAGGTAGACTCAAGACCATCGGACGCCATGGCTCTTGCTTTAAGAACAAATTCTCCCATCTATGTGGATTCAAAACTCATAGAAGAAGCAGGCTTTGTGGAGGAGTATAGTGCTGAAGAAGAATTAACTAAGCTTCTTCAAGATTTAAACCCTGATGAATTTAAAAAACAATAA
- a CDS encoding ABC transporter permease produces the protein MFLEIIKMALHSFSTNKLRTFLTTLGIIIGVAAVVTLMSLGEGTKATIEKQFTSLGSNLLTVFPRFGRGIGLVRGAPRSSITNDDYEALSKELDPNKVVAIVPYSSRNVQVKYKSENTNTQVIGTSPDYLKVREVKVANGSFFSEEEYKASKKVAVLGASVAETLFGNDDPIGQSIKIAGVTFKVVGVLEPQGQLGGFANLDDMIFIPLTTFQRKIQGGNSLNNIYISAISPDVMNDLQSQIEDILRKRHKITDPNNDDFMVQNQLTILSSLNQSMQTLTLFLAGIAAISLLVGGIGIMNIMLVNVTERIKEIGIRKAVGAKARYILYQFLTESVIVSVAGGIFGILVGIVLSQVIKSLSGLSAVVTLYPVVLSFTVSALVGIFFGYYPAYRASKLNPIEALRYE, from the coding sequence ATGTTCTTAGAAATAATAAAAATGGCTCTTCATAGTTTTTCTACAAATAAATTAAGAACATTTCTCACTACCTTAGGAATTATTATCGGAGTTGCCGCTGTGGTCACTCTTATGTCTTTGGGGGAAGGAACAAAAGCTACCATTGAGAAGCAATTTACTTCTTTGGGATCAAATTTATTAACAGTCTTTCCAAGATTCGGAAGAGGGATAGGTCTTGTAAGAGGTGCTCCAAGAAGCTCTATTACTAATGATGATTACGAGGCTTTGTCGAAAGAATTAGATCCAAATAAGGTTGTAGCTATAGTACCTTATAGTTCCAGAAATGTTCAGGTGAAATATAAGTCTGAAAATACAAATACCCAAGTAATTGGGACGTCTCCTGATTATTTAAAAGTGAGAGAAGTAAAGGTTGCTAATGGATCTTTTTTCTCTGAAGAGGAGTATAAAGCCAGCAAGAAGGTAGCGGTTTTAGGAGCATCGGTAGCAGAAACTTTATTTGGTAATGATGATCCTATTGGACAGAGCATAAAAATTGCAGGTGTTACTTTCAAAGTTGTAGGAGTACTTGAACCTCAGGGACAACTTGGAGGCTTTGCTAATCTTGATGATATGATATTTATTCCCTTAACCACTTTTCAAAGAAAGATCCAAGGTGGAAATTCTTTAAATAATATATACATTTCTGCCATAAGTCCCGATGTAATGAATGACTTGCAATCTCAAATAGAGGATATTTTGAGAAAGAGACATAAAATAACAGATCCTAATAATGATGATTTTATGGTGCAAAATCAGCTCACTATACTTTCGTCATTAAACCAGTCTATGCAGACATTAACTTTGTTTTTAGCAGGGATTGCTGCTATATCTCTCCTTGTGGGAGGAATTGGGATAATGAATATCATGCTTGTTAATGTAACGGAAAGAATAAAAGAGATAGGAATAAGGAAAGCAGTTGGAGCAAAAGCAAGGTACATATTATATCAATTTTTGACGGAGTCAGTTATTGTATCCGTTGCTGGGGGTATATTTGGAATATTAGTTGGAATTGTACTTTCTCAAGTTATAAAATCTCTATCAGGTCTTTCCGCTGTTGTAACTTTGTATCCTGTGGTATTGTCTTTTACAGTTTCTGCTCTTGTGGGAATATTCTTTGGATATTATCCAGCTTATAGGGCATCAAAACTGAATCCTATTGAAGCCTTAAGGTATGAATGA
- the purH gene encoding bifunctional phosphoribosylaminoimidazolecarboxamide formyltransferase/IMP cyclohydrolase codes for MKYALISVWDKTDLEKLCNKIVNLGYGLIATSSTAKYLREYGFKVKETSEITGFSELIGGRVKTLHPKIFAGILARRDNPKDIEDLEKESIPVINIVVCNLYPFQQVIKKENVTLEEALENIDIGGVSLLRAAAKNFPHVLVVPSPKYYEEVIDYLEKGGDDIEFRRKMAIRAFSLTSIYDNIISGYLAQNLEENIALYLTKKLDLRYGENPQQKAGFYMLDDEDPPFIQYQGKELSYNNLLDTDSAWNLIKEFNEPTVAIIKHNNPCGVASDNDTLRAFIKAFEGDPVSAYGGIIACNFEVGEDLAKEVIKHFFEVIVAPSYKEEALKIFSQKKNLRVLRYREDILENPFEIRSLRRGFLIQTFNRILFDNHEVKTSHKPTEKDIEELIFALKVVKHVKSNAIVVSKEKQTLGIGAGQMNRVNSVKIALEQAGEKAKGAYLASDAFFPFPDSIEIAAKYGIKAIIQPGGSIRDNEVIEAAERHGIILVMISSRHFRH; via the coding sequence ATGAAGTACGCTCTTATCAGCGTTTGGGATAAGACAGACCTTGAAAAACTTTGTAACAAAATAGTAAATCTAGGATATGGTCTTATTGCCACATCCTCTACTGCAAAATATCTTAGGGAATATGGCTTTAAAGTAAAAGAAACCTCAGAAATTACAGGCTTCTCTGAACTTATTGGAGGAAGAGTTAAAACCCTACATCCCAAAATATTTGCAGGAATATTAGCAAGAAGAGATAATCCAAAGGACATAGAGGATCTTGAGAAAGAAAGTATACCTGTTATTAATATAGTAGTATGCAATCTATATCCTTTCCAGCAAGTAATAAAAAAAGAAAATGTAACCTTAGAAGAAGCTCTTGAGAATATAGATATTGGTGGAGTTTCACTTCTTAGAGCTGCAGCTAAAAATTTTCCTCATGTACTTGTAGTTCCATCCCCCAAATATTATGAGGAAGTTATAGATTATTTAGAAAAGGGTGGAGATGATATAGAATTTAGAAGAAAAATGGCTATAAGAGCCTTTTCTTTAACCAGTATTTATGACAATATTATATCAGGCTATCTTGCTCAAAATTTAGAAGAGAATATTGCCCTTTATCTCACTAAAAAATTAGACCTAAGGTATGGGGAAAATCCCCAACAAAAAGCAGGATTTTACATGTTAGATGATGAAGACCCACCTTTTATTCAATACCAGGGAAAAGAGCTTTCATACAATAATTTGTTAGATACTGACTCTGCCTGGAACCTAATAAAAGAATTTAACGAACCTACTGTAGCTATAATAAAACATAATAACCCTTGTGGTGTTGCTTCTGACAATGATACTTTAAGGGCTTTTATTAAAGCCTTTGAAGGGGATCCTGTTTCAGCCTATGGAGGAATCATAGCATGTAATTTTGAAGTGGGAGAGGATTTGGCAAAAGAAGTTATAAAACACTTTTTTGAAGTCATAGTAGCGCCTTCTTACAAAGAAGAAGCCTTAAAGATCTTTTCTCAAAAGAAAAATCTAAGGGTCTTAAGATATAGAGAAGATATATTAGAAAACCCCTTTGAGATAAGATCCCTTAGAAGGGGATTTTTAATCCAGACCTTTAACAGAATCCTCTTTGATAACCATGAGGTTAAGACATCCCATAAGCCCACAGAAAAGGATATAGAAGAATTAATATTTGCACTAAAAGTGGTAAAACATGTTAAATCAAATGCTATCGTAGTAAGTAAAGAGAAGCAAACCTTAGGCATAGGAGCGGGACAAATGAATAGAGTAAATTCAGTAAAAATTGCTTTAGAACAAGCAGGAGAAAAAGCTAAAGGAGCCTACCTTGCATCAGACGCCTTCTTTCCTTTCCCAGATTCTATAGAAATAGCAGCAAAATACGGAATAAAAGCCATAATACAACCTGGAGGTTCTATAAGGGACAACGAGGTCATAGAAGCAGCCGAAAGACACGGAATCATCTTAGTAATGATATCTTCAAGACACTTTAGACATTGA
- the glpK gene encoding glycerol kinase GlpK produces the protein MLMYILALDQGTTSSRAIIFDQLGNVISVAQKEFPQIFPKSGWVEHNPWDIWNSQREVMIEAIEKAKIKPKEISTIGVTNQRETTIVWDKHTGQPIYNAIVWQCRRTADYCEELKRNGLSEVIKEKTGLVIDAYFSGPKIKWILDNVPEAREKAEEGRLLFGTVDTWLIWNLTGGKVHATDYTNASRTMLFNIKNLDWDDELLEIMNIPRSMLPKTFPSSYFYGVCNIFDGVEIPITGIAGDQQAALFGQCGFEEGVVKNTYGTGCFILLNTGENIKYSSKGLITTIAYGIGEKVNYALEGSIFIAGAVIQWLRDNLGLIKSSSESEILAKMVEDNGGVYFVPAFVGLGAPYWDMFARGLIIGLTRGAKKEHLVRAALESIAYQTNDVVELMEQETGIKIKELRVDGGASANNFLMQFQSDISNLKVIRPYITETTSLGAAFLAGLGVGIWKDLDEIKRIWKEEKVFTPCMPEEKRRYYLSKWKEAVNRSRGWDKE, from the coding sequence ATGTTGATGTATATTCTTGCCTTGGATCAAGGTACTACAAGCTCAAGAGCTATTATTTTTGACCAATTGGGAAATGTTATAAGTGTGGCTCAAAAGGAATTTCCTCAAATTTTTCCGAAGTCTGGCTGGGTAGAACACAATCCATGGGATATATGGAATTCTCAAAGGGAAGTAATGATTGAGGCAATAGAAAAGGCAAAAATAAAACCTAAAGAAATTTCTACTATTGGAGTTACAAACCAAAGGGAAACTACTATTGTGTGGGACAAACATACAGGACAACCCATATATAATGCTATAGTCTGGCAATGTAGAAGAACTGCAGATTACTGTGAAGAATTAAAAAGAAATGGACTTTCAGAGGTTATTAAAGAAAAAACTGGACTTGTCATAGATGCGTATTTCTCAGGTCCTAAGATAAAGTGGATTCTTGATAATGTACCCGAGGCAAGAGAAAAGGCTGAAGAAGGAAGATTGCTTTTTGGTACTGTGGATACATGGCTTATATGGAACTTAACAGGAGGAAAAGTGCATGCTACAGACTATACTAATGCATCCAGGACTATGTTATTCAACATAAAAAATTTAGATTGGGATGATGAACTTTTGGAGATAATGAATATTCCAAGAAGCATGCTTCCTAAAACCTTCCCCTCCAGTTATTTTTATGGAGTCTGTAATATTTTTGATGGTGTGGAGATTCCCATAACAGGAATAGCGGGTGATCAGCAGGCAGCTTTGTTTGGACAGTGTGGCTTTGAAGAAGGAGTTGTGAAAAACACCTATGGAACGGGATGTTTTATCCTTCTTAATACGGGTGAAAATATTAAATATTCTTCAAAGGGATTAATAACTACTATTGCTTATGGAATTGGAGAAAAAGTTAACTATGCATTGGAGGGTAGTATTTTTATAGCAGGAGCGGTAATTCAGTGGCTGAGAGATAATCTTGGACTTATTAAGAGTTCTTCAGAAAGCGAAATCTTAGCTAAGATGGTTGAGGATAACGGTGGGGTATATTTTGTTCCAGCCTTTGTAGGGCTTGGAGCACCTTATTGGGACATGTTTGCAAGAGGTTTAATTATTGGACTTACCAGAGGGGCAAAGAAGGAACATCTGGTGAGAGCTGCTTTAGAATCCATAGCATATCAAACTAATGATGTAGTAGAGCTTATGGAGCAAGAGACAGGTATTAAAATAAAAGAATTAAGAGTGGATGGAGGTGCTTCAGCAAATAATTTTCTCATGCAGTTTCAATCAGATATTTCTAATTTAAAAGTTATAAGACCTTATATTACTGAAACTACCTCTCTTGGAGCAGCTTTTCTCGCAGGTCTTGGAGTAGGGATATGGAAAGATCTTGATGAAATTAAGAGAATTTGGAAAGAAGAAAAGGTATTTACTCCTTGTATGCCTGAGGAAAAAAGAAGATATTATTTATCAAAATGGAAGGAAGCTGTGAATAGGTCTAGAGGTTGGGATAAGGAATGA
- a CDS encoding anti-sigma factor family protein produces the protein MRCKEVRRLLSAYIDGEVSPAKRMEIEEHLSYCLECKKELLTLEKLIKELHEIPEIIPSEDFSKRLWTKIALGDERNTSYINWRKIFIVLGTAAIFLGLIFVIQSYFNQFLSKQNNTYVYYELHGKMINSTFTRENNLVELVIFRE, from the coding sequence ATGCGTTGTAAAGAGGTAAGAAGACTTCTTTCCGCATATATAGATGGGGAAGTATCTCCCGCAAAAAGGATGGAGATAGAAGAGCATCTTTCTTATTGCCTTGAGTGTAAGAAGGAGTTGTTAACTCTTGAAAAATTAATAAAAGAACTTCATGAAATTCCTGAGATAATACCCTCGGAAGATTTCTCTAAAAGGTTATGGACCAAAATAGCCCTTGGAGATGAAAGAAACACATCTTATATCAATTGGAGGAAAATTTTTATAGTTTTGGGTACTGCTGCCATATTTTTGGGTTTGATTTTTGTTATTCAAAGCTATTTTAATCAGTTTTTGAGCAAACAAAATAATACTTATGTATATTATGAATTACATGGAAAAATGATTAATTCTACTTTTACCCGTGAAAATAACTTAGTTGAATTGGTTATATTTAGAGAATAA
- a CDS encoding endonuclease III domain-containing protein — MNLIEDIFKVLFDKYGPQYWWPADTPFEVIIGAILTQATNWRNVEKAIRNLKEENLLDPFKLYSLNEEKLSVLIKPVGFYKIKAQRLKNFINYFVKEYHGDLLAMNRNPTRELREELLKIKGLGKETVDSILLYVFNRPVFVIDNYTKRIFSCLGIGSFDLPYEDWQKIFHNSLFPIYQLFQEYHALIVEHGKRSCKKCPNHCFLRRYLFNNRIFYKSRNYFT, encoded by the coding sequence TTGAACCTAATTGAAGACATTTTTAAAGTACTTTTTGACAAATATGGACCTCAATACTGGTGGCCTGCAGATACACCTTTTGAGGTAATCATTGGTGCAATTTTGACTCAAGCTACTAACTGGAGAAACGTGGAAAAAGCTATAAGAAATCTCAAAGAGGAAAATTTGCTTGATCCTTTTAAACTTTATTCCCTTAACGAGGAAAAACTCTCTGTATTAATAAAACCAGTAGGTTTCTATAAAATAAAGGCTCAAAGATTAAAGAATTTTATCAATTATTTTGTAAAAGAATACCACGGAGATCTTTTAGCCATGAATAGAAATCCTACCAGAGAATTAAGAGAAGAGTTACTTAAGATAAAAGGTTTAGGAAAAGAAACTGTAGATTCAATTTTACTTTACGTTTTCAACAGGCCTGTCTTTGTGATAGACAATTATACAAAGAGGATTTTTTCATGCTTAGGAATAGGTAGCTTTGACCTACCTTATGAGGATTGGCAAAAAATATTTCACAATTCTCTATTTCCCATATATCAGCTCTTTCAAGAATATCATGCTTTAATTGTAGAACACGGAAAGAGAAGTTGCAAGAAATGTCCAAACCATTGTTTCCTTAGGAGGTATTTATTTAACAACAGGATCTTTTATAAAAGTAGAAATTATTTTACTTAA
- a CDS encoding Spy/CpxP family protein refolding chaperone: protein MKKVVKILGVVLVLLTMMLAFSYASSFRSTPVVQRERIRVIERDRLMLQNSLQFSQEFRNLIRERDRIQAQIQLLLRSGKVNSDELQKYLTQLEDIENKLFAEFKKDLINNLSNALKLKEEQRQKVAEILNKYMDDIRNLRIELRNKNLEMRALGINEQSKQREIKDKIQKLRNEIREKRTAMLNELKQVLDQNQFRILTRIMWRYNIKIKVF, encoded by the coding sequence ATGAAAAAGGTTGTAAAAATATTGGGGGTAGTTTTAGTACTGCTAACAATGATGTTGGCTTTTTCGTATGCTTCTTCATTTAGAAGTACGCCTGTGGTGCAAAGAGAAAGGATAAGAGTGATTGAGAGAGATAGATTAATGCTCCAAAATAGTTTGCAGTTCTCTCAGGAATTTAGGAATCTGATAAGAGAGAGGGATAGGATCCAAGCTCAGATTCAACTTCTTTTAAGAAGTGGAAAGGTAAATTCTGATGAACTTCAGAAATATTTGACTCAGTTAGAAGATATAGAGAACAAGCTTTTTGCTGAATTTAAAAAGGATCTTATAAATAATCTTTCTAATGCTCTGAAGCTCAAGGAAGAGCAAAGACAAAAAGTAGCGGAAATATTAAACAAGTATATGGATGATATTAGAAATCTGAGGATAGAATTAAGGAATAAAAATTTAGAGATGAGGGCTTTAGGTATTAATGAACAAAGTAAGCAAAGAGAGATTAAAGATAAGATACAGAAGCTAAGAAATGAGATAAGGGAAAAAAGAACTGCTATGCTCAATGAGTTGAAGCAAGTACTTGACCAAAATCAATTTAGGATCCTTACAAGAATAATGTGGAGATATAATATAAAGATTAAAGTATTCTAA
- a CDS encoding RNA polymerase sigma factor — protein sequence MEKSIINVIKGKYPLSTHTSQPSPLGWEEKNKLSDQSLISLIKNGDKEAFNILVKRYEKKVLNILYLQLGNIPDLEDLAQEVFIKIFKNIKGFRGEAKFSTWIYRITMNVAYDYKRKNKEMYSLDEPMKEDEEDTFEKVIPSEEEDPLSVVEREDIRSKLQKLIRELPKEYQEVLILREYEGLSYEEISNILKCPVGTVESRLFRARRELKEKLLREVGSYAL from the coding sequence ATGGAAAAAAGTATAATTAATGTAATTAAAGGAAAGTACCCCCTTTCAACTCATACCTCCCAGCCGTCTCCCCTCGGCTGGGAGGAGAAAAATAAGCTTTCTGATCAGTCTTTGATATCTTTGATAAAGAATGGAGATAAAGAGGCCTTTAATATATTAGTAAAAAGGTACGAAAAGAAGGTCTTGAACATTCTTTATCTACAATTGGGGAATATTCCTGATTTAGAGGATCTTGCTCAAGAGGTTTTTATTAAAATTTTTAAGAATATCAAGGGATTTAGAGGAGAGGCAAAGTTTTCTACTTGGATCTATAGGATTACTATGAATGTGGCTTATGATTATAAAAGGAAAAATAAAGAAATGTATTCCTTAGATGAGCCAATGAAGGAGGATGAAGAAGACACCTTTGAAAAAGTTATTCCCAGCGAAGAAGAAGATCCTCTTTCGGTAGTAGAGAGAGAGGATATAAGAAGTAAATTACAAAAATTGATAAGAGAACTTCCTAAGGAATACCAAGAGGTTTTAATTTTGCGAGAGTATGAAGGACTATCTTACGAAGAGATCTCAAATATTCTTAAATGTCCTGTGGGCACTGTAGAATCTCGCCTTTTTAGAGCAAGAAGGGAGTTAAAAGAAAAGTTGTTAAGGGAAGTAGGGAGTTATGCGTTGTAA
- a CDS encoding sigma-E factor regulatory protein RseB domain-containing protein, producing the protein MNKILSTTLVVLFFIPIFAIDPMEIIKNYGLNSGKISYEGIEVSILFDNPDFPKTSMAKVIANGKYMVRRDFLSPPFMLGRINIDDGKFQYDFDPKKNLVKISPSSTIFLNKDEINKRLNLIKKNFSTKLEREEVYLGRKVYVLTISSVYTKKVVLRLWIDKDKYIPLRIDKYNSDGVLIGRIMFVEIGFNPKLQNDLFDSNILKDKNVKMEETKLREEKLENASVPSELSLGYSLIKYYTIWERDDKFTHYFKYTDGLNDASLFKGLMPFKLPGKPTDIDNFHVFYDSNVLWKSISWVDGDNFYLLIGDFPKDYLSKIISTFIKDPVVK; encoded by the coding sequence ATGAATAAAATTCTCTCCACCACATTAGTTGTCTTATTTTTCATTCCTATATTTGCTATTGACCCTATGGAAATAATCAAAAACTATGGTTTAAATAGTGGCAAGATTTCCTATGAGGGGATAGAAGTGTCGATCTTGTTTGATAATCCTGATTTTCCAAAAACAAGTATGGCAAAGGTTATTGCTAACGGCAAATATATGGTCAGGAGAGATTTTCTTTCTCCTCCCTTTATGCTCGGAAGAATCAACATAGATGATGGAAAGTTTCAATATGATTTTGATCCTAAGAAGAATTTGGTTAAGATCTCTCCCTCAAGTACTATCTTTTTAAATAAAGACGAAATAAATAAGAGGTTAAATCTTATTAAAAAGAATTTCTCTACTAAATTAGAGAGAGAAGAGGTATATCTTGGAAGAAAGGTTTATGTTTTGACTATTAGTTCTGTATATACTAAAAAGGTTGTTTTAAGGCTTTGGATTGATAAAGATAAGTATATTCCTTTAAGAATTGACAAATATAATAGTGATGGAGTTTTGATTGGAAGAATAATGTTTGTTGAGATAGGCTTTAATCCTAAATTGCAAAATGATCTATTTGATTCGAATATCCTTAAGGATAAAAATGTGAAAATGGAGGAAACAAAATTAAGGGAAGAGAAATTAGAAAATGCAAGTGTGCCTTCGGAACTTTCCTTAGGATATTCCCTTATTAAGTATTATACCATATGGGAGAGAGATGATAAGTTTACTCATTACTTCAAGTATACTGACGGCTTAAATGATGCGTCTCTTTTTAAGGGATTAATGCCTTTTAAGCTTCCAGGAAAACCTACGGATATAGATAATTTTCATGTCTTTTATGATTCTAATGTTTTGTGGAAGTCTATTTCTTGGGTTGATGGAGATAATTTTTACTTGCTCATAGGCGATTTTCCAAAGGATTATTTAAGTAAAATAATTTCTACTTTTATAAAAGATCCTGTTGTTAAATAA